Proteins encoded in a region of the Isosphaeraceae bacterium EP7 genome:
- a CDS encoding response regulator: MPADQRQEDEQISAIDVPSRGVAARTEILLRQALDAIHRHTDHLFAGLLAFQWLAAIIVSVTVSPLTWEGDRSQIHEHVWTAVALGAGIVSLPLALIWSSPAAARTRQAVATAQMLMGALFIHLAGGRVETHFHVFGSLAVLAFYRDWKVIVTAALVAAADHVLRGYFWPRSAYGVIRVSPWRAIEHSGWVILMAYFLIRSCMRSVAEMRAVAEQRAMLEATQSGVEETVRRRTAELNRTADLLKVRDARLSASAEFSAALNQAEALETFQAAVTCLGRTLSIPCSALYTIAPDDDTPVARCSYTMDERPLKTSEFQGDGLPASVARSGRPFELRGPFGDGGLRMRGGLFELELCAIKGWPMMFNDRCVGVLVTAHVSMPNEEQEVFLMASLDQLAVRVNAFGVEEQRMKLLTDLRVQSRALEEARRESERASRVKSEFLASMSHELRTPMNSIMGFTARLIRKLGAQLPERELDALRTVDRNAKHLLVLINDILDLSKIEAGHMELDRADLDLVQAAREAHDQSAALVDGKPIELVFEAPARPIPLVGDRMKLRQVAMNLISNAIKYTEQGCVTVSVGLAEDDRLGPVARLSVRDTGIGIKPEDHCRLFQNFARLDEGYTRKVGGTGLGLVLSDRYARMHGGRIDVQSVYGEGSEFSVLIPLAVTNADGSKATGQAPHAGHADLARPPGAGEGVTILCVDDEPDALKYLQLTFQDVGYDAILADGHDAALIQARQKRPDLICLDMSMPGKDGMEVLRSLHADPNLADIPVVVVSANGEPSKALAAGARSYLAKPVDASGLVTTVRDLLGKRLGSALIVEDNPDLAKLMAATLFEAGMQIRIASDGREGLARLAEATPSVIVLDLMMPGMDGFSFLDHLQLDPLWKTIPVVIVTAKELEPQELLKLRRIGATVMTKGRTDTQRLVEAILGVSANGAGQAKIREAVA, encoded by the coding sequence ATGCCCGCTGACCAGCGACAAGAAGACGAGCAAATCTCCGCGATCGACGTCCCGTCAAGGGGCGTCGCGGCACGCACCGAGATCCTTTTGAGGCAGGCGCTGGACGCCATCCACCGGCATACCGACCACCTCTTCGCTGGGTTGCTGGCGTTCCAGTGGCTGGCCGCCATCATCGTGTCGGTGACCGTCTCTCCGCTGACCTGGGAGGGGGACAGGAGCCAGATCCACGAGCACGTCTGGACGGCCGTCGCGCTGGGGGCCGGGATCGTCTCGCTGCCGCTGGCGCTGATCTGGAGCTCGCCGGCGGCGGCCCGCACGAGGCAGGCGGTGGCCACGGCGCAGATGCTGATGGGCGCCCTGTTCATCCACCTGGCGGGCGGGCGGGTCGAGACCCATTTCCACGTCTTCGGGTCGCTGGCGGTCCTCGCCTTCTATCGAGACTGGAAGGTGATCGTCACGGCGGCACTGGTCGCCGCCGCCGACCACGTCTTGCGGGGCTATTTCTGGCCCAGGTCGGCCTACGGGGTGATTAGGGTGAGCCCCTGGCGGGCGATCGAGCACTCGGGCTGGGTGATCCTGATGGCCTACTTCCTGATCCGCTCGTGTATGCGGTCCGTCGCCGAGATGCGGGCCGTGGCCGAGCAGCGGGCCATGCTGGAGGCGACCCAATCCGGGGTCGAGGAGACGGTCCGCCGCAGGACGGCGGAATTGAACCGGACGGCCGACCTGCTCAAGGTGCGCGACGCACGACTCTCGGCCTCGGCGGAGTTCTCCGCGGCACTGAACCAGGCCGAGGCGCTGGAGACGTTCCAGGCGGCGGTGACCTGCCTGGGGCGGACGCTGAGCATCCCCTGCTCGGCGCTGTATACCATCGCCCCGGACGACGATACGCCGGTGGCTCGCTGCTCCTACACCATGGACGAGCGCCCGCTGAAGACGTCCGAGTTCCAGGGCGACGGCCTGCCCGCCTCGGTGGCCCGGTCGGGCCGGCCGTTCGAGCTCCGCGGCCCCTTCGGCGACGGAGGGCTGAGGATGAGGGGGGGGCTCTTCGAGCTGGAGCTGTGCGCCATCAAGGGGTGGCCGATGATGTTCAACGACCGGTGCGTCGGGGTGCTCGTCACGGCGCACGTCTCGATGCCGAACGAGGAGCAGGAGGTCTTCCTGATGGCCTCGCTCGACCAGCTCGCGGTGCGGGTCAACGCGTTCGGCGTCGAGGAGCAGCGGATGAAGCTGCTGACCGACCTGCGCGTCCAATCCAGGGCGCTCGAGGAGGCGAGGCGGGAGTCGGAGCGGGCCAGCCGGGTCAAGAGCGAGTTCCTGGCGAGCATGTCGCACGAGCTGCGGACGCCGATGAACTCGATCATGGGCTTCACGGCGAGGCTGATCCGCAAGCTCGGTGCCCAGCTCCCCGAGCGCGAGCTGGACGCCCTGCGCACGGTCGACCGCAACGCGAAGCATCTGCTTGTGCTCATCAATGACATCCTCGACCTGTCGAAGATCGAGGCGGGGCACATGGAGCTGGACCGGGCCGACCTGGACCTGGTGCAGGCGGCCCGCGAGGCGCACGACCAGTCGGCGGCGCTGGTCGACGGCAAGCCGATCGAGCTGGTCTTCGAGGCGCCGGCACGGCCAATCCCGCTGGTCGGCGACCGGATGAAGCTGCGTCAGGTGGCGATGAACCTGATCTCCAACGCGATCAAGTACACCGAGCAGGGGTGCGTGACCGTGTCGGTGGGCCTGGCGGAGGACGACCGGCTCGGCCCGGTGGCACGGCTCTCGGTGCGTGACACGGGCATCGGGATCAAGCCCGAGGACCACTGTCGGCTGTTCCAGAACTTCGCCAGGCTCGACGAGGGCTACACCCGCAAGGTGGGCGGGACCGGCCTCGGCCTGGTGCTCAGCGACCGCTACGCGCGGATGCACGGCGGCCGGATCGACGTGCAGAGCGTTTACGGCGAGGGGAGCGAATTCTCGGTCCTGATCCCGCTGGCGGTCACGAACGCGGACGGATCGAAGGCGACAGGACAGGCCCCGCACGCCGGACACGCCGACCTGGCAAGGCCCCCCGGCGCCGGAGAAGGCGTGACGATCCTCTGCGTCGACGACGAGCCCGACGCGTTGAAGTATCTGCAATTGACGTTCCAGGACGTCGGCTACGACGCGATCCTCGCCGACGGGCACGACGCGGCGCTGATCCAGGCCAGGCAGAAGCGCCCCGACCTGATCTGCCTCGACATGTCGATGCCCGGCAAGGATGGCATGGAGGTGCTGCGGAGCCTGCACGCCGACCCCAACCTGGCGGATATCCCCGTGGTCGTGGTCTCGGCCAACGGCGAGCCGTCGAAGGCGCTGGCCGCGGGGGCCCGATCCTACCTGGCCAAGCCGGTCGACGCGTCGGGCCTGGTCACGACGGTCCGCGACCTGCTGGGCAAGCGGCTGGGCAGCGCCCTGATCGTCGAGGACAACCCCGACCTGGCCAAGCTGATGGCCGCGACGCTCTTCGAGGCGGGCATGCAGATCCGGATCGCCTCGGACGGCCGCGAGGGCCTGGCCAGGCTGGCGGAGGCGACGCCCTCGGTGATCGTGCTGGACCTGATGATGCCGGGGATGGACGGCTTCTCGTTCCTGGACCACCTCCAGCTCGACCCCCTCTGGAAGACGATCCCCGTGGTCATCGTCACCGCCAAGGAGCTCGAGCCGCAGGAGTTGCTGAAGCTGAGGCGGATCGGGGCGACGGTGATGACCAAGGGCCGGACCGACACCCAGCGCCTGGTCGAGGCGATCCTGGGCGTCAGCGCCAACGGCGCCGGCCAGGCCAAGATACGGGAGGCCGTGGCGTGA
- a CDS encoding helix-hairpin-helix domain-containing protein, whose translation MRRLATRSASLLALVLTFGASSAGAYQVTPKATLPTKTEAAKSKADDVLIDINTADLETLQTLPGIGPVLAKEIVAGRPYANVSQLSKISGLGDAKLAELKGKVIARRPKAEDAKEETPKAKAKAASKETTKEEMPKAKAKAKAATKEATKDEPPSDGPVDLNTADLETLQTLPGIGPVLAKEIVAGRPFATVDELSKVSGMGPAKLAELKGKVVASKPAPAPTPIPAAPAEKSAAKKAAMPKGEATAATKSAVPKLAPNEKVNLNTATKDKLDALPGIGPVKAQAIIDARPFKTVEDVMTVKGIKEDTFSKIKEFIIVR comes from the coding sequence ATGAGGCGCCTCGCGACCCGATCCGCGTCGTTGCTCGCCCTCGTCCTTACCTTCGGCGCGTCTTCTGCGGGGGCCTATCAGGTCACGCCCAAGGCGACCCTGCCGACCAAGACCGAGGCCGCCAAGTCGAAGGCGGACGACGTCCTGATCGACATCAACACGGCCGACCTGGAGACGCTCCAGACCCTGCCCGGAATCGGCCCCGTGCTGGCGAAAGAGATCGTCGCCGGCCGCCCGTATGCCAACGTCAGCCAGCTCTCGAAGATCAGCGGGCTGGGAGACGCAAAGCTCGCCGAGCTGAAGGGAAAGGTCATCGCCCGCCGCCCGAAGGCCGAAGACGCCAAGGAAGAGACCCCCAAGGCTAAGGCCAAGGCGGCGTCCAAGGAAACGACCAAGGAGGAAATGCCCAAGGCGAAAGCGAAGGCCAAGGCCGCAACCAAGGAAGCGACCAAGGACGAGCCCCCGTCGGACGGCCCGGTTGACCTGAACACGGCCGACCTGGAGACGCTCCAGACCCTGCCCGGAATCGGCCCCGTGCTGGCGAAAGAGATCGTCGCGGGACGCCCGTTTGCGACGGTCGACGAGCTGTCGAAAGTCAGCGGGATGGGACCGGCCAAGCTCGCCGAGCTGAAGGGGAAGGTCGTCGCCAGCAAGCCGGCCCCCGCCCCCACGCCGATTCCCGCCGCGCCCGCCGAGAAGTCGGCGGCGAAGAAGGCGGCCATGCCCAAGGGCGAGGCCACGGCCGCCACCAAGTCGGCGGTTCCGAAGCTGGCGCCCAATGAGAAGGTCAACCTGAACACGGCCACGAAGGACAAGCTCGACGCCCTGCCGGGGATCGGCCCGGTGAAGGCCCAGGCGATCATCGATGCCCGCCCGTTCAAGACGGTCGAGGACGTGATGACCGTCAAGGGGATCAAGGAAGACACGTTCTCGAAGATCAAAGAGTTCATCATCGTCCGTTGA
- a CDS encoding sigma 54-interacting transcriptional regulator, with protein MIDLFRVFFFMALSVPFHRPDEGRAPRQARRSEEGRGRWILDHRIGLIVLSLLTIAYSLLVLLAISTAGSIGLRCVFTTEVKVSIEPSYVWTNLDKTARVPGPKAGDTLLQLDGRTITYYSDYVDTQRSIKDKIGSSVLVRWSSPDPGGKPTAHSAYATVQRPPVWTYLGSAIWFAQELIIFVIGFLVFWKRPEDESASVFFWVCIATVGAYMGGYHWTEIVLWPWMIYAFAFYGILLPVACLHFYLVFPTPRPFIVRRHKLTLGLMYGLPLTYLCVTWSTMIWSRELGKQRSPLVIVALDWVKFLALTYVGVAVALFGLCVLILWGSYRRAKSRAERNQVQYILLASLVSVIPIGYLIRNTYLDPAALGRPSAAWPMFIVSLLYTMGYALSITRYRLVQVENVWNQGLRYFLISAGAGLIYSFLLVCGTLIGLKLSGDRWSHDPILVVVTAIVVLVLSELARVRFQRAIDRRFSKEKSNLDLAMRKMSMAVDRLADNETLGRRLLEAVTDVLRLEWGAIYLSEPPDPSLWLTACHGPEPDERRLSPNNALVVRLGTTPIVRVSHSPGSGGGPDPATDAMIALGGEMAAALDSDGELAGVVVLGPKHNGQPFDDDEVAFIVGLGSVAALAFRSARIQETLEDLNRDLQEKVGKIAEQQRRIMLLQDQLMDRGVPARGDDVEDRAASGLASEVFDRMKGSSPPMRSLTDLARKVAASPAAVLVRGESGTGKELLAEAIHAASPRASGAFVKVHCAALAQGLLESELFGHVKGAFTGADRDRMGRFEQANGGTLFLDEIGDINLEVQTKLLRVLQEMSFERVGSSHPIEVDVRIIAATHQDLERLIAEGRFREDLYYRLNVISLRVPSLRERKDDLFELAIHFLGVHAARASKPVTHLDEDAVEALIAYDWPGNVRELENVIERSVVLADGPAVTLAELPPEVRQPGPKRRARALPMLVSSAGPTPSRAGNPPAVRSWPQQSEATATKPRPAAASARDRQADAGWDFEFIAYERRRLIDVLAETGGNKSEAARLLGMPRSTLVSKLKKHGIA; from the coding sequence ATGATCGACCTCTTTCGAGTCTTCTTCTTTATGGCGCTCAGCGTGCCGTTTCACCGCCCGGATGAGGGCCGCGCCCCGAGGCAGGCCAGGCGATCCGAGGAAGGTCGGGGCCGGTGGATTCTCGATCACCGGATCGGCCTGATCGTCCTGTCGTTGCTGACGATCGCCTATTCGCTGCTCGTCCTGCTGGCGATCTCGACGGCCGGATCGATCGGGTTGCGCTGCGTCTTCACCACCGAGGTGAAGGTTTCGATCGAGCCGTCCTATGTCTGGACCAACCTGGACAAGACCGCTCGCGTCCCGGGCCCCAAGGCGGGCGACACGCTGCTGCAGCTCGATGGCCGGACGATCACCTACTACTCCGACTATGTCGACACGCAGCGCTCGATCAAGGACAAGATCGGCAGCAGTGTCCTGGTCCGATGGTCGTCTCCTGATCCGGGCGGGAAGCCGACGGCTCATTCCGCCTATGCCACGGTTCAACGACCGCCTGTCTGGACCTATCTCGGCTCCGCCATTTGGTTTGCGCAAGAACTAATTATTTTCGTCATCGGCTTCCTCGTGTTCTGGAAGCGTCCCGAGGATGAGTCGGCCAGCGTTTTCTTCTGGGTCTGCATCGCCACGGTCGGCGCGTACATGGGGGGTTACCACTGGACTGAGATCGTCCTCTGGCCCTGGATGATCTATGCGTTCGCGTTCTACGGTATCCTCCTGCCTGTGGCCTGCCTCCACTTCTATCTGGTCTTCCCCACCCCTCGCCCGTTCATCGTCCGGCGTCACAAGCTGACCCTCGGCCTGATGTATGGCCTGCCGCTGACGTACCTGTGCGTGACCTGGTCGACCATGATCTGGTCGCGCGAGCTGGGGAAGCAGCGGTCGCCCCTGGTCATCGTGGCGCTGGACTGGGTGAAGTTCCTGGCACTCACCTACGTCGGCGTGGCGGTGGCCCTGTTCGGGCTCTGCGTGCTGATCCTCTGGGGGAGCTATCGCCGGGCGAAGTCGCGGGCCGAGCGGAACCAGGTCCAGTACATCCTGCTGGCGTCCCTGGTGTCGGTGATCCCGATCGGCTACCTGATCCGGAACACCTATCTCGACCCGGCGGCGCTGGGGAGGCCGAGCGCGGCCTGGCCGATGTTCATCGTGTCGTTGCTGTACACGATGGGCTATGCCCTGAGCATCACGCGTTATCGCCTGGTTCAGGTCGAGAATGTCTGGAACCAGGGGCTACGCTACTTCCTGATCAGCGCCGGCGCGGGACTGATCTATTCGTTCCTCCTGGTCTGCGGCACCCTCATCGGCCTGAAGTTGTCGGGCGACCGGTGGTCGCACGATCCGATCCTGGTGGTCGTCACGGCGATCGTCGTGCTGGTGCTGTCGGAGCTGGCGCGGGTCCGGTTCCAGCGGGCGATCGACCGGCGATTCTCCAAGGAGAAGTCGAACCTGGACCTGGCCATGCGCAAGATGAGCATGGCGGTGGACCGCCTGGCCGACAACGAGACGCTGGGCCGGCGACTGCTGGAGGCGGTGACCGACGTGCTGCGTCTGGAGTGGGGGGCGATCTACCTGAGCGAGCCGCCCGACCCCTCGCTCTGGCTGACGGCCTGCCACGGGCCCGAACCCGACGAGCGCCGGCTCTCACCAAACAATGCCCTGGTCGTGCGGCTCGGGACCACTCCGATCGTGCGGGTCTCGCACTCGCCAGGATCGGGCGGTGGACCCGACCCGGCAACCGACGCGATGATCGCGCTGGGGGGAGAGATGGCCGCCGCGCTCGATTCCGACGGCGAGCTGGCGGGCGTGGTCGTCCTGGGCCCCAAGCACAACGGCCAGCCGTTCGATGACGACGAGGTCGCCTTCATCGTCGGCCTGGGCTCGGTCGCGGCCCTGGCGTTCCGGTCGGCGCGGATCCAGGAAACCCTGGAAGACCTCAACCGAGACCTTCAGGAGAAAGTCGGCAAGATCGCCGAGCAGCAGCGGCGGATCATGCTCCTGCAAGACCAGCTGATGGACCGAGGAGTTCCGGCGCGGGGGGATGACGTCGAGGATCGCGCGGCCTCGGGGTTGGCTTCCGAGGTGTTCGACCGGATGAAGGGTTCGAGCCCTCCGATGAGGTCGCTGACCGACCTGGCCAGGAAGGTGGCGGCCAGCCCGGCCGCGGTGCTGGTCCGGGGCGAGAGCGGCACCGGCAAGGAGCTGCTGGCCGAGGCGATCCACGCGGCCAGCCCGCGGGCCTCGGGCGCGTTCGTCAAGGTCCATTGCGCCGCCTTGGCCCAGGGCCTGCTGGAGAGCGAATTGTTCGGCCACGTGAAGGGGGCCTTCACCGGCGCCGACCGCGACCGGATGGGCCGGTTCGAGCAGGCCAACGGCGGGACCCTGTTCCTGGACGAGATCGGCGACATCAACCTGGAAGTGCAGACGAAGCTGCTGCGCGTGCTCCAGGAGATGTCGTTCGAGCGGGTGGGCAGCTCGCACCCCATCGAGGTCGACGTCCGGATCATCGCGGCCACCCACCAGGACCTGGAACGACTGATCGCCGAGGGGCGGTTCCGCGAGGACCTCTATTACCGCCTGAACGTCATCAGCCTGCGCGTCCCCTCGCTCCGCGAGCGCAAGGACGACCTCTTCGAGCTGGCGATTCACTTCCTGGGCGTCCATGCGGCGCGTGCCTCCAAGCCGGTGACGCACCTGGATGAAGACGCCGTCGAGGCCCTGATCGCCTACGACTGGCCCGGGAACGTACGCGAGCTGGAGAACGTCATCGAGCGGTCGGTCGTCCTGGCCGACGGCCCGGCGGTGACCCTGGCCGAGCTCCCGCCGGAGGTCCGCCAGCCGGGCCCGAAGCGCCGCGCCCGGGCCTTGCCGATGCTGGTCTCGTCGGCGGGCCCAACTCCCTCCCGGGCGGGAAATCCGCCGGCGGTGCGCAGCTGGCCGCAGCAATCCGAGGCGACCGCGACCAAGCCCCGGCCCGCGGCGGCGTCCGCCCGCGACCGCCAGGCGGACGCCGGCTGGGACTTCGAGTTCATCGCCTACGAGCGGCGACGCCTGATCGACGTGCTGGCCGAGACGGGCGGCAACAAAAGCGAGGCCGCCCGCTTGCTGGGCATGCCGAGGAGCACGCTCGTCAGTAAGCTTAAAAAACACGGGATCGCCTGA
- a CDS encoding alpha/beta hydrolase → MAEIVRLGQGDPIVMVPGLAGGWKLLAPLARSLARTHQVVLYDMRGDRDWIGSPSALDLGEYADDLAGVIEGTGLERPAVFGVSFGGAVALEFALSHPGHVSSLILQGVEAQFERTIGSHIARWALERFPLPADSRFINQFFNLLHGKKPQPGPLVDFIAERIWKTDQSVIANRLALVEQFDVSDRLWQLDLPTLVMAGSRDAIITPARQRMLADSIAGSKFQAIEGAGHVGFLTHRKETAAAVRGFVRSLAHSSC, encoded by the coding sequence ATGGCCGAGATCGTTCGGCTCGGCCAGGGTGATCCGATCGTCATGGTCCCGGGTCTCGCGGGGGGCTGGAAGCTGCTGGCGCCCCTGGCCAGGTCGCTCGCCCGCACGCATCAGGTCGTCCTCTATGATATGAGGGGCGATCGCGACTGGATCGGCTCGCCGAGCGCCCTGGATCTCGGCGAATATGCCGATGACCTGGCCGGCGTGATCGAGGGGACTGGCCTCGAGCGGCCGGCCGTTTTCGGCGTCTCCTTCGGCGGTGCCGTCGCGCTCGAGTTCGCTCTGTCCCATCCGGGACACGTCTCATCCTTGATTCTCCAGGGTGTCGAAGCTCAGTTCGAGCGCACCATCGGCTCGCATATCGCCCGCTGGGCCCTGGAACGCTTCCCTCTGCCCGCCGATAGCCGGTTCATCAACCAGTTCTTCAACTTGCTGCATGGCAAGAAGCCCCAGCCGGGCCCCCTGGTCGACTTCATCGCCGAGCGGATCTGGAAGACCGACCAGTCGGTGATCGCCAACCGGCTCGCCCTGGTCGAGCAGTTCGACGTCTCCGACCGCCTCTGGCAGCTCGACCTGCCGACGTTGGTGATGGCCGGATCGCGCGACGCGATCATCACCCCGGCTCGCCAGCGGATGTTGGCCGATTCCATCGCCGGCTCGAAGTTCCAGGCCATCGAGGGGGCGGGGCACGTCGGCTTCCTCACGCACCGCAAGGAAACGGCCGCCGCCGTCCGCGGCTTCGTCCGCAGCCTGGCCCATTCTTCCTGCTAA
- a CDS encoding HD domain-containing protein → MLLSLTLERALRWAATCHQGQVRRGSNAPYVEHLVGVAWMLDRLGYPEHVVIAGLLHDVVEDTPATLAEVEASFGADVAAIVGHCSEVKLDEAGAQRPWADRKRDHLAALTLAPAEARAVALADKVHNLLSIALDLREGRDVWSQFHADRARVLAYYLEAIRTLGSGDARLSKLSAEATELLALIGD, encoded by the coding sequence TTGCTGCTGAGCCTGACCCTCGAACGGGCCCTCCGTTGGGCGGCGACCTGCCATCAGGGGCAGGTTCGCCGGGGGAGTAACGCCCCCTACGTGGAGCATCTCGTCGGGGTCGCCTGGATGCTCGACCGCCTCGGGTATCCCGAGCACGTCGTCATCGCCGGCCTGCTCCATGACGTCGTCGAGGACACGCCTGCCACCCTGGCCGAGGTCGAAGCCTCGTTTGGCGCCGACGTCGCAGCGATCGTCGGGCATTGCAGCGAGGTCAAGCTCGACGAAGCTGGTGCCCAGCGGCCCTGGGCCGACCGCAAGCGAGATCACCTGGCCGCCCTGACCCTGGCCCCTGCCGAGGCCAGGGCCGTCGCGCTGGCCGACAAGGTGCACAACCTCCTGAGCATCGCCCTCGACCTGCGAGAGGGGCGCGACGTCTGGTCGCAGTTTCACGCCGACCGGGCACGGGTGCTGGCCTATTACCTCGAGGCCATCCGGACCCTGGGTTCGGGCGATGCGCGGCTCTCGAAGCTCTCCGCCGAGGCGACGGAACTCCTTGCCTTGATCGGGGATTGA
- the aroF gene encoding 3-deoxy-7-phosphoheptulonate synthase: protein MIVVMKPGASSEQINHMVAHITALGMSPQVLVGTQRTVIAAIGEERAGLLEALEPGEGVEKVLPIVAPYKRASSELKRERTVVRALGLEIGGTKVAVIAGPCTVESEAQIVGLAVQLKEKGAHGLRGGAYKPRTSPYSFQGHKEDGLKMLAAARDVTGLAIVTEVMAPEHVPLVAKYADMLQIGARNMQNYQLLQAVGESGKPVLLKRGMSATIEEFLLAAEYILDRGNPDVVLCERGIRTYETHTRFTLPLATVPYLQEKSHLPVVVDPSHGTGKASLVLPMAKASVAAGADGLIVEVHDDPEHSFSDGSQTITPAAFSLMIDQCRRVAEAVDRSL from the coding sequence GTGATTGTCGTGATGAAACCAGGCGCATCTTCCGAGCAAATCAACCACATGGTCGCCCACATCACGGCCCTGGGCATGAGCCCTCAGGTGCTCGTCGGCACCCAGCGAACCGTGATCGCGGCCATCGGCGAGGAGCGTGCAGGCCTCCTGGAAGCCCTCGAGCCCGGCGAAGGGGTGGAGAAGGTCTTGCCGATCGTCGCCCCCTACAAGCGGGCCAGCTCCGAGCTGAAGCGCGAGCGGACGGTGGTCCGGGCCCTCGGCCTGGAGATCGGCGGCACCAAGGTCGCCGTCATCGCGGGCCCCTGCACGGTCGAGAGCGAGGCCCAGATCGTCGGCCTGGCCGTTCAGCTCAAGGAGAAGGGTGCCCACGGGTTGCGCGGCGGTGCCTACAAGCCCAGGACGAGCCCGTACAGCTTCCAGGGGCACAAGGAAGACGGCCTCAAGATGCTTGCCGCCGCGCGTGACGTGACCGGCCTGGCCATCGTCACCGAGGTCATGGCTCCCGAGCACGTCCCCCTGGTGGCCAAATATGCCGATATGCTCCAGATTGGCGCCAGGAATATGCAGAATTACCAGCTCCTGCAGGCCGTGGGCGAGTCCGGCAAGCCGGTCCTGCTCAAGCGAGGGATGAGCGCGACGATCGAGGAATTCCTGCTCGCCGCCGAGTACATCCTCGACCGAGGCAACCCCGACGTGGTCCTCTGCGAGCGGGGCATCCGCACCTACGAGACCCACACCCGGTTCACGCTGCCGCTGGCCACCGTCCCCTACCTTCAGGAGAAGAGCCACCTCCCCGTGGTGGTCGACCCCTCGCACGGCACGGGCAAGGCCAGCCTGGTGCTGCCGATGGCCAAGGCCTCCGTGGCCGCGGGCGCCGATGGCCTGATCGTCGAGGTTCACGACGATCCGGAGCACTCCTTCAGCGACGGCTCGCAGACGATCACGCCGGCCGCCTTCAGCCTGATGATCGACCAGTGCCGCCGGGTTGCCGAGGCCGTCGACCGCTCGCTCTGA
- a CDS encoding HEAT repeat domain-containing protein has product MTRSQTSRPHRGASKLGLLALVLSPLVAVGCANFQGTTAASFMKTLQTSDDPNRRYVAYSKLGSANCYDTPEQREQAVKIMVASLESGKEPIATRAMICRSLGSLALPEGRGALLKAVQDPDGVVRTEACRALGRVAQPEDATVFARVMAVETMEDCRIAAIEAIGAMKAKDQRVQSMLVSGLEDDDPAIRLASLNALRAIAGKDHGMLATDWTTALNLPTTSPAKPDPAAAVVEAPTLPQRAPEDTQTQPATYPGLPPIP; this is encoded by the coding sequence GTGACTCGAAGCCAGACATCCCGGCCGCACCGCGGCGCCTCGAAGCTGGGCCTCCTCGCCCTGGTGCTCTCCCCCCTGGTCGCGGTTGGCTGCGCCAATTTCCAGGGGACGACCGCCGCGAGCTTCATGAAGACGCTGCAGACCAGCGACGACCCCAACCGCCGCTACGTCGCCTATTCCAAGCTCGGCTCGGCGAATTGCTACGACACCCCCGAGCAGCGTGAGCAGGCCGTCAAGATCATGGTCGCCAGCCTGGAGTCGGGCAAGGAACCGATCGCCACCCGTGCGATGATCTGTCGGAGCCTGGGCAGCCTCGCCCTCCCCGAAGGCCGTGGCGCGCTCTTGAAAGCCGTGCAAGACCCCGACGGCGTGGTCCGCACCGAGGCCTGCCGCGCGCTCGGTCGAGTGGCCCAGCCCGAGGACGCCACCGTCTTCGCCCGGGTCATGGCCGTGGAGACGATGGAAGATTGCCGGATCGCCGCCATCGAGGCCATCGGCGCGATGAAGGCCAAGGACCAGCGGGTCCAGTCGATGCTCGTCAGCGGGCTGGAAGACGACGACCCCGCCATCCGCCTGGCCTCGTTGAACGCCCTCCGCGCCATCGCCGGCAAGGACCACGGGATGCTCGCCACCGACTGGACCACCGCCCTGAATCTGCCCACAACGTCCCCCGCCAAGCCCGACCCCGCCGCCGCTGTCGTCGAGGCCCCGACCTTGCCCCAGCGTGCGCCCGAGGACACGCAGACCCAGCCCGCAACCTACCCGGGCTTGCCGCCGATCCCCTGA